The following coding sequences are from one Gigantopelta aegis isolate Gae_Host chromosome 15, Gae_host_genome, whole genome shotgun sequence window:
- the LOC121389805 gene encoding uncharacterized protein LOC121389805, whose product MPDRNKNLAHSSIVSELDGNEIIEVLHPQKNKLLKLCQDNPLTVVGRRKQLVKILTLTLLPILALLSFAVIDLNDTLQDMSDVEETISAVKVSVELGKFLNRIQRERDMSVLYFSILGPQTKTFLLNEYLLTDQALNELSTWPLTAEKTSVHHSKSKLHYFLNQHRQSLNQKAFAIYDEIEYYNSLIEPFIEWFYDAISESKMTSMWKILVSYNKIVTSMEQIGLERALGVVFYVNGSFPNQKVYESYNQNVNVFKSNYRSAVSYWKEIDAIFQKGVSKHGTNLTAVIEKFRYEIQHSVKIKPSVLKAQWWFDNMTLYLDSLLVIQEDLAIVVNSQLEASIDGEERKLIICVIILVVVGVVCPVVILFVRSLTADIQRYAQTLVSKMKSLHKKMKITESLLYEMVPKSIADKLKSDRNIEAEYFKSVTIMFSEIEGFTDIVTVCTPFEIVHILNRLYTAFDEQLANHEVYKVETINDSYMVGGGVVGVGFFFVLLLFFVVFLYLKFSLCILGLSMRIKEKHAFEIANLALDFKTMIRQRHFVAHGDRCIELKIGINTGPCMAGIVGTIRPRYCLFGDTVNTASRMKSYGMSGKIHLSSSTFNILKKSNNVFNMTARDPILIKGKGIMQTYWLDGHSTIGMRDNSGDATSQQEDLYDLDV is encoded by the exons ATGCCAGACCGAAACAAGAATTTGGCCCATTCTTCAATCGTGTCAGAATTGGACGGCAATGAAATTATTGAAGTGCTGCATCCACAAAAGAACAAGTTGt tgAAGCTGTGCCAGGACAACCCACTGACTGTGGTTGGTCGACGGAAACAGCTGGTGAAAATCCTTACGCTCACGTTGCTACCCATCCTGGCACTGCTCAGCTTCGCTGTGATTGACCTGAATGATACTCTACAGGATATGTCTGACGTGGAAGAG ACTATATCTGCTGTCAAGGTGAGCGTGGAACTGGGAAAGTTTCTCAACCGAATCCAGCGAGAGCGAGATATGTCCGTTCTGTACTTCAGCATCCTGGGCCCCCAGACGAAGACTTTCCTCCTGAACGAATACCTCCTCACTGACCAGGCCCTCAATGAGCTCTCCACCTGGCCCCTGACCGCAGAGAAGACCTCCGTTCACCACTCCAAGAGCAAACTGCACTACTTCCTGAACCAGCACCGACAGTCGCTGAACCAGAAGGCCTTCGCCATATACGACGAGATCGAGTATTACAACTCGCTGATCGAGCCGTTCATCGAGTGGTTCTACGACGCCATCAGTGAGTCTAAAATGACCTCCATGTGGAAGATCCTCGTCTCGTACAACAAGATCGTCACTAGCATGGAGCAGATCGGGTTGGAGAGGGCCCTGGGGGTCGTCTTCTACGTCAACGGTAGCTTCCCGAACCAGAAGGTCTACGAGAGCTACAACCAGAACGTGAACGTCTTCAAGTCCAACTACCGCTCGGCTGTCTCCTATTGGAAGGAGATCGATGCCATCTTCCAGAAGGGCGTGTCGAAACACGGGACCAACCTGACGGCGGTGATCGAGAAGTTCCGCTACGAGATTCAGCACTCGGTGAAGATCAAGCCGTCTGTGCTGAAGGCTCAGTGGTGGTTCGACAACATGACGCTGTATCTGGACAGTCTGCTGGTTATCCAGGAGGACCTGGCTATAGTGGTCAATAGCCAGCTCGAAGCCAGCATTGACGGGGAAGAAAG AAAACTCATCATCTGCGTCATCATCCTCGTCGTGGTGGGCGTCGTCTGTCCAGTGGTCATCCTATTCGTGCGATCCCTCACCGCCGACATCCAGCGATACGCCCAGACGTTGGTGTCCAAGATGAAAAGCTTGCACAAGAAGATGAAGATAACCGAGAGTCTGCTGTACGAGATGGTGCCCAAGTCGATCGCCGACAAGCTCAAGAGCGATCGAAACATAGAGGCCGAGTATTTCAAATCCGTGACGATTATGTTCTCGGAGATCGAAGGCTTCACGGATATCGTCACGGTTTGCACGCCTTTCGAGATCGTCCACATTCTGAATCGTCTGTACACGGCGTTCGACGAGCAGCTGGCCAACCACGAGGTCTACAAGGTGGAGACGATCAACGACTCCTACATGGTC ggtgggggtgttgttggggttgggtttttttttgtattgttgttgttttttgttgtttttttgtatttgaaGTTCTCTTTGTGTATTTTAGGTCTTTCTATGCGAATTAAAGAGAAGCATGCATTTGAAATAGCCAATCTCGCCCTCGATTTCAAAACTATGATTCGTCAACGGCATTTTGTTGCTCACGGAGATAGATGCATCGAGTTGAAGATTGGTATCAACACTG gCCCCTGCATGGCTGGTATCGTGGGAACCATCAGGCCAAGGTACTGTCTTTTCGGCGACACGGTCAACACAGCGTCCAGAATGAAAAGCTACGGGATGT CTGGGAAAATCCACCTGAGTTCGAGTACGTTCAACATATTAAAGAAGAGCAACAACGTCTTCAATATGACTGCCAGGGATCCCATCCTCATCAAG